Part of the Amyelois transitella isolate CPQ chromosome 15, ilAmyTran1.1, whole genome shotgun sequence genome, TCAAATTTATCTGAatggtattgagatttatagatagtgacaggttactagcctaaaaagaatcctacatttatttatcctttCTATTGATTGACATTTACAATGACGCAGAAAGAGAAGCATCCACTATCTTTTTCTGTCACTACCAGTCCAGAATTATACGGGGTGTCTGGTTAATtgtattctatatttaaagacgtagtacctaaattaaatacttccgtccattacaaaatatgtaacCAATAAAACTACTCACTaccctgtggttcccggcaccattacaaaaaagaataggaccacttcatctctttcccacggatgtcgtaaaaggcgactaagggataggcttataaacttgggattcttcttttaggccatgggttagcaacctgtcactatttgaatctcaattctatcactaagccaaacagctgagcgtggcctatcagtcttttcgagcctagtggctctgactacctcgctagggatatagacgtgatcatatgtatgtatgtaaaactacTCAGTAATAGTGGACAAAATCGCAGAATGTTTGGACACCCTGCGTTTAGATGACTCGCTGCCGGCACCGTCACGTGGTTGACTCGTTATGTCTAGAAATCCAGACTTCTTGTTTTTGTTAGATAattaggtaaaattttaatccccaatttttttttttgtagttatcTTGAACGAGATTCAGACACGCCCCTTTCAATATATAACGCGATTTACCGGTCACCCTGTAGGTATTATCCTGTTATTACACCGATCAATAATCTTCTTCACCTTGgcattagtcccggttgcatcctcatcactctggagaagagcccggggtatgcctttgacctggattggatgagtcaggatTTTACGCAAAGCGACTCCTTTTAAAACTTTTGCAATTAAACCTagcccgtattggatcgatcatggttacaattgtctgaatgtgcaggtttcctcatgatgttttccctcaccgtaagagcttcggttagtattcaaacatGTATATCTtgtgaaaatagtcattggtacacggccaaggtgggattcgaacctgtgcctctctgcgtatcacgtctttaaccgGACaacttaccgattcgaccaccgacggtCTTGAATTATAccgataacatacatacatacatatggtcacgtctatatcccttgcggggtagacagagccaacagtcttgaaaagactgaatggccacattcagctatttggcttaatgatagaattgagattcaaattgtgacaggttgctagcccatcgcctaaaaaataatcccaagtttgtaagcctatcccttagtcgccttttacgacatccacgggaaagagatggagtggttctattattttttgtattggtgacgggaaccacacggccaaatatattataccgataaataatatatatgtagcaATTAACTATCTCTCACGTAAATAACAAAGCCGGTtttgtgaatgtggatgtcAATAAACTCATTTAAGGCTTTATGGCCAAAACGTGTATAAGTAAATCATGAAAGTCAGACGATAAATTTTATCCCTGAagcaaaaaaagataaataggtatgttttagatataattatttttttgtttattttcaccGCTGATGAGCAAATCCCTCCTCTACTTGCCTAGTAAAAAATCAATACAcccataacatacataataatcacgtctttatcctttacgggttagttagagccaacaatcttaaaagggctgtatggcttaattacggaattgagatttaaatagtaataggttgctaacccatcgctataaagaagaatatcaagtttataagccttcaTTTCATTGAGTTTTACAATCTAAGAAATGAAAATGCCGTTTGGTTTCcgtcactttagaatagaagcTCTCAatatctctcccatggatgtggttAAAGGCGATTTAAGGataggttgactggaagagattgcattagtgATAAATccagtccgcctttgtaccatctccgTCTTTTTTGTGCTGTTCTGTATGTTTTACTGTTATGGTGAAATAAAGAGATTTATCTTTctatcttataaacttgatattcctcttttaggcaatgggctggcACCCTGCCACTTttcgaatttcaattcaatcatgAAACCATAATGCAACTAAACGTGGcgccttttcgagactgttaactctgtctaccccgcaaaggatatagacgtggctttAAGTATGTTCGTAAAATGCATACAGGCTATGTCATCTAATCGGCGCTAAATGTACTGTATAATCAAAACCAATTACTTGTGCTACTTATCAGTAGCAATCAAAATAGCGATTGACGCATATTCAATTTGTTACATCTTACGTTGTAACAAAGTTAACAAAagcaaataagtattaaatcgtgtatttaatttacatacatagatacgtataatcacgtctatacctatTCCCTGTGGGGTTAacaaagtcaacagtcttgacttAACAACAGCTAGCCAGCCCATCGCGTGCCTACCAGAGGAATCCCAAGCTAAGCCTATCACCtaatcgcctttaacgacatgcAAAAGatagaagaaaagaaaagatatgaagtgcttctattcttgtttatatttgtgacagaaaccacacggtattttttgttgtttgttgtaTCTTTATTTGTTATCTACGAACCAAtgatcttgaaattttgcatatatataattaaaactctAGAAAGACATACTTTTCATCCCAGTGAAATCTAAAGTTTTTgcgggatttgcgaaaacactgtattcttttgtagatggcgctaatttCGCGCgggtaggtggcgctaaattcacgcgtgTTAAGAGTATTAAATATCTAGGTCATATTTTCTCAGCAAGCGGAATCACAGTTGATTCCGACAAAGTCAGAGCAATTAAAGAGATGCCCTCTCCTACATGTCTGAAGGATTTGCAAAGATTTCTAGGTATGCTCAATTATTTAAGGTAGTTTATGTTGAATTCGTGCGGGTGAAGCTGCGGATTAAAGTATAGAATAATATAGAATAATCTCTACAATACCTACCAGAGCcctaaactttaaaataaaaaaatccgacagaaaataattgaatgaGCAATGGGCGTAACTTTTTTAgcggtattttttaaatatgtatatatatataggtatagcGGTATAAATAGACTTATGTTTTTATACGTAGACTGTAAAAACCCGAATGGATTTCTGGTGGTCAATTAatcagttaataaaaaaaagtaatggtCTCAAAGTTCAATCATACAGTGTGTTgtgtaaaaaatgttaacagAAGATTTGCGGCCTGGTTGATCAAGATACGGCTTTGCCTTTGCCTAGGCAGTAATTATAACAAATGGCTATGTAGCTGTAgactaggtaggtactcttaGAAAAGAGGAAACGTGACAGGCGTATTTCTTGGTAATTAGTTTGCTTGTCGTTGCTCAGATTtgactttgtatatttttttaacgtgtaatgcaaaaaaaaatatgtaaatgatGCATATTTAGTATGTGCCAATGTAGCGCCTTAatagttatataaattttgtgttttcCTTTTTTGGGATTTATCAAGAATTAACTTTTGTCAGTTATTTCTACAGCGTATAAATATAAcgttaaaattgtatataatgacagcgaattttaatttattatatcttagaTTTGATCTCACTTTGCTTAGCATCAAATAGTCAGATCGTCATACGAAACTCATAAAATACTTAGATATTGcaaattaactaaaattttaaaaatataaattataagataataattacTCAATAAATCCTCaacgttttattaattacaagaTATTTATACAACAATTCTAAGTTCAACTAAATTTAAAGATTAactttatacttaaaataactataaaatataaacattaacttatttaccggtcttaaaattaataatctaaataacagtctattttttaacatttcaaagttaatttattattgctaTTCATTAACATAATAGATTAAAGATAAGACGGTGCAAAACGCTgacttttttgtacaaaatataatgttatgcTTGGCAATTTTTTGCGATATGATGCGaacctaaaatattttaaaatgcaaattaCATAAATCACTGAAATgaatatgtatgcatattacggtcttaggtatttttaattacatatggATTATCTTTCAgagaattttttataaataaaactaagaaaataGTTCATCCATATAGTTGAAACTTATTCTAAGCTTGAAATGGGAATGATGTTGGGTTATTTTTGCTCttgtttctattttgtttattttttcttctcgGTGATGTGATGTTAATGTTTTCTTCTATACGTattgtattttcatttttcttactttttattttacgcaaATATAAAATCCTTGGGGTTATCTTCGTATATGCACTTGGCCGTGTAGTATGACGCCTCACACAgatctttgtattttttggcTGCAAAAAGATAAAAGCTTAATAacgaatatacatatttataattaataataattaatacgatttttaaaagatcctatctacataatataaaaccaCTGAAATCTCCGTATAAAACTCTTCAGATACTGAGACACTGTCTGACAGAAAACTCAAAGCCCAAACCGCTAAGTTTTCGAAATTCATGAAGGTTCCTCATAAGGTCTAGGTGTGCACTGTATCTCATCttggcgtgttcccagttgcaccctctgccTTAAGCTTCGGGGCCTAAGGTCCGCTTTCCTACTTCTCTCTTAATATGCACTATACATcgggtgcactaagagaggattctTCGGAATTCCCACGGAATCACTAGTGAAAACATGAAAATACTAGTTTGTAGACCTCTGATTGGGGGTCAATAAAATCATGCCAGCCTATGTGTGTATAGACATAATATTCTTCAACTCACGAATGTCTTTGCAGTTGGTGACTGACTTCTTGACAGCTTCCTTGATTTCAGCCGGGTACATCAGGTCCACTTGTTTAATGGCCGCTTCGTAActcaatttgttatttttcaccTGAAAaggtttaaatgtaaaaaaaatatctctacTGCAGTAAATTTAATGTTACTGAATACCCATGGAATTCTTaagatatgaaaaaataatttaatgatgtTGTAAGGTAACGCGTGGAAGAAATAGCGGAACTACTTTTCACGGCTATGGCTAAAAATGGCCCTCAATGAAAACAACTGAGGTCTTTGGCCGATAATGAGATGCAAACTAGTAGCTAATAAAAATTagctgactgattgactgataTATCAACGCACAGCTAAACATCTAGAGATTTGAAACTTGGCACGTAGTTTCTTAGTTCAGGATCTGAAATTACGAAAAGATAGAGAACTCCCGTGAATTCCCTTTTCCGTAGTTCTAGAAATACTCTTCTTTGTCATTAACGGCTTAttggcgaccaagggataggattataaattttattcttctttcaaGCGATGGGCAACAGCAacttgtgactatttgaattcaagactgttaccttgttaacatttaatatgtatgtatgtctgtatgttacTTACAACTTGTGTCATTTGATAGATGCAGGCTATGTAGCACATGACATCTTTATCCTCTATGAACTTCCCTTTTTCTATGTCTGCTATTAATTCTGAAAAAGCATGAacttaagtattaaaaaaaaatatttcaggatgcacattcaggaaaccgaattttaaaaagattggttcagtagataagcTATTCAAGCAATATTACCACTTATCTGCATAAAACCGGTGAGGCATCTACTGCGTCTAAAAGGCTATGCCCAAAGTGATAAAAACCGACCTTTAAAACCATTACAAAAACTATTCTTTATCTAAATGGGTTATTCCCGTCGTTAATATTACTCAGTGAGTTTTTACCTTCCTCGACTTTGACCTTCGCCAAGCAGTTTTTTCTGAGCATTTTTCCAGAATTCTTCAATTGCGCTCTGGTCATCTGAACACAGATTAAAAGTTTAGTtagaataagtattttttttttcaatatttaaaacataattttagaaaaaagtttgtaaaaatacttgggatttctcGCATGTAGACGATAGGCTAAatgcctgtcactatttgaattttaattttatcatttaactGAACAtgacagtcttttcaatggGGACCGGTACCCAACACGGTGAAAGTATTTATTGCCGTAGTCGCCTGTAACAACTTCCAAACGTTAAATTGACTAATATGGCAAACATAAATGGTTGTATTTTTGGTCTAAGATTATAGGTTTTGGTATCTCAGTCTATATCAATTTACTGCTCAGTTTAATCAACGTGTATTTTATTGgtattaacatattatttttgccTTTTTGATGCATCAGAGGATTAGGCTTATGTCATTCAAATTTGCACTcatattatttgcataatatgagtgcAACAAGgacttatatttacataacagatcttcatattAACCCTTGCGGatattgcaaacatttatatgtatagtagACATAGTACTATATGAAactaaaaaaagtaagtatcttaatataattttatgtaggtaatatgcaggtaggtactaaagatttaaaatttaactagAATTATTTAAACCTAATATTGCACTATGTACctaataagaaaaatgttcTATAAATAGCTGTTGTagctataaaaattatatattttacaaaaataaataagcgtCATAAAGTGTCTTTAAGAGACTATTGGagcataatatatacatatacatttcaCATCTTtgtctcttacggggtagacagagccagcagtctcgaaaagacggttgtttaaaacacacatTCAGCTCTacgacttaatgatggaattgagaaccaaataatacatatatcatgtCTTTATACTTCTGAGATAGAGAACatgatatatgtttgtatgttcagTAAAGTATTAACTACTGACGATAATAGTTTTTATCACTGGCGGTATGGTTTCCTGTACCCtaaatcatcatcattcttTTGGTTTGAATTGACGTAGCATCCGGTACTGGGGTCTGGGGACATTTATGTCCGTTGAGCAgccaattttttcaaatattttcttgctTTATAAAGTGACAGCCAAATGTCATGAACCCCGTAACTTTGAGTTTATTAGCTGAGAATGCATTGATTTCTTACTAGGTGATTTATCTTTCTCTCCGCCTCTTTTATTAGTTTCTAGTGTTACTGAAAGCTATATACTCAAATAGCTTTCAGAAATAGCTTCGATACTGGCCTAatggagaaaaaaatatagtgtgtgctagctgcttctcttctcgtgcacattgtaaaagtcaattaagggaaaggcaaaTAACCCTGTGATTCTTTAAAGCGATGTGCTGGCAATCTGTcaatatttcaatctcaatcctatcattaaatcaAACAACTGAACGAAGCGTTTCATTGGCTGTTTACCCAATAACAGTTAAAGATGTGATTCATTATGTACGAATGTGTTTGAActcatgttatttatttacattcatataatcacgtctatagcttATCCTTGCGgagtatacagagccaacagtcttgaaaacactgataggccacgttcagctgtttgactaaATATTATggaattattatgttatttatttaaactttatgcacgtaaaatgtacaacaggtggacttaatgccacatgGTATTCTCTGCCCTTGTATATGGAACCCGgtaatttgttacaaaaattacatagataATTTGTCTTTCCGTTGATAACACTTCACATCTAGATTAAACGGTTCAGTGACATTTCACTCTTTCTATACTTACTCCATCCACAATCCCAATAATAACACCAAACACGACTAAACATATCACTTTCGCCATTTCAACACTTGTGCAAACACCGTAAGACTGTTCTGTAAACCTTCAATCGTAAGACTATATGTTTCTATAATTGTACACCAGAATGCACTAAATACCTTAACGTGAAGGTAAATATACGATGGTAAGATATCATTTGATAAATCACCAGCCAATATAACTGTAGTTCAACAATGAATGTTTATAATAGTTTTCTTACGTGATTTTTCCACACGTGTTTTTCAATGTggaatacatacttacttcaTATCTTTATCACTTACGTTTAGACAGTGCGTACAGTCTTAAGAAGACTTTAAGCCCACGTTCAGGTGAatggcataatgatggaattgagctTCAGATAGTGACGGATAACGGGTGATCCAGGGACTGCTTTATTGCAGTGCAGAcaggcaatgctgccagcttACGGGTACCTACCCTGCCTGGCGGCGAGGCGTTGGAatccttattttatttgtaaaaaataatatttacaaataaaataaagattccAACGTCTCAATAAagttatcttatatataaaattctcgtgtcacaatgtttgtctcgtactcctccgaaacggctttaccgattttaaccaaattttgcatgcatattcagtaggtctgagaatcggctaacatctatttttcatacccctaagtgttaagggttgtccacccttaacattttttttataattctatacaaatttttctttttttgcaaaacagcgtttgccgggtcagctagtgtttttgtataatattgaTAGAGACaggtttataatattgatagAGAATAGTTAATCTTAATAaggttaattattattattattttcactgTTAATTTGCTTAAACATGCAGGTTTCTTCCGTTGAGCTGGTTTGTGATTTTTCATCggctagtaaaaataaaacatcaaaattctcccttttattaaagaaacactcttaaatatttttttataaaatgcaaaaatcTTATTGAACCATTACATATTAACACTACTTGTATAAAGTTCACACTCCATAATTAATATTCTAGTAAATTACCTACATTGAGCTTTAACAAAAGCAAATTAACTTCAACAAATCTTCAGAGATAAACTCATTGCTCTTCGTATGTTACGGGAACAAGAAATTAGGCGGATCTGCTTCGTACATGCATTTGGCCGTCGCAAACGCTGCTTCGCAAATATCCTTGTACTGTTTTgctgaaaaacaaaaacaaacaaatcgtcaataagtaatactacttctacctacatacttacataatggtcacgtctatatcccgtgcggggtagacagagccaacagtcttgaaaagactgaatggccacgttcagctatttgacttaatgatagaattgagattcaaattgtgtcaggttgctagcccatcgcctaaagaatccctagtttgtaagcctatcccttagtcgccttttacgacatccatgggaaagagatgaagtggtcctattcttttttgtattggtgccgggaaccacacggcatacttCTACCTCCTGACTTTAATCCCGGTAGCATCCTCGTCaccctggagaggagcccggggtacgcctttgaccatgggtCCTGGATtcggtgagtcaggtttttacccgAAGCGACTTCTATCTgccctccgcaacctttgtaggggaacctaacccaaattgaaatcatggttacacatctagttgcctgaatgtgcaggtttcctcaacatgttttcaaactaatgtacctacataactttgaaaatagtcattggttcctacatggccgaggtggaatTCTAACCTTTGCCTTTTTACGCATTTTTACTGGACACCTTACTTTACCGACGctcttaattaaattcaataagtatatacatatattcaataCGTTGGActtaatatattacaaaaatatacgcAAAAATTGGACTTTGAATCTGAACAAGTGAAGTCCagaaaagaattttacaaagaaataaaaaaacgcgTTCTTATTAcgagaaatattaaaatgcatGTGGACTAGGTTTTGCTCAAGACTTTCTCGAAAGGTTTCgtcgtttttttaaataaatatccttCCTATCTCACCCTCGTAAAACATGGGCTGTTGAGAATTAACATTTGGCTACTTACCAACTCCTCTACACTTCTCTATGGTTTCCTTTACCGCGTCCTTCATATCCGCAGGGAACATCATGTCGACCTGCTTTATCATAGCCTCGTGGATTATCTTGTTGTTCTTCAACTGTAaacaatttagaatagaaaaacaaacaactaCAAAAATCATtagattgtttttttcttaaattttgtgGTTGGATTTCCCCAACGATAAAGAAATTAAGTTATCAAAATGCAATTAAAAGCGATAgacataaataacaataacgtatcttgatcaaattaaggacgtcctggcaaagggtcagatcaagagtacccgaaaccgccgagcttgcatgaagagggtaattaatgtggatgaagcgacagaagtatcgtggcaagtggaaggatgtaGTCATTGCCTAACCCTTGAgaaaaaaagacgtgattttatatatgtatgactaTAAATAACAACAATTGGGAGATTGTGATATATATGGGCACATATGCGTAGGTATCATatcaaattaaagtaaaaaaactttcaaaggaaataaaaagggaagagtctaaaaatatttctgattGTACAATGTGAGAAAGGCAAAATATACGGTGTCACTACTTCAATTTACCCCGACTCTCCTCGCTCCGCCTTACAGcgtgtaggtactttttttagAAACATTTTTCCACACACCGTTTTTTGTTTCAACCGCTCCGTTTTTTGACCGCGTCGTAATTAAACTCCGCGCCATTGGACAAAGCTCTATTCGACTTATAGTCTCTATTTAGTTTAGATCAGAGGTCAGATTTTTATGTTGCTCCCTAAgagatagacttacaaacttgggattcctttttaggcgatgggctagcaacctgtcactatttgaatctcaattccattattaagctgaatagctgaacgtggccattcagtgttttcaagactgttggctctgcctaccccgcaagggatatagacgtgaccgtatgtatgtatgtatattttcaacTTACAGCACCACCCACGGAGTAAATGCAAGCTATGTAGCACATCACATTCTTCTCTTCCAGAAACTTGCCCTTGTCAATGTCACCGACCTGTtctgtaaaatattatgtaattattgattttatttcctactttattattaactagcaTTTTCACCCACAGTTTCGActgcgcgaatttagcgctacctacaaaagaatactttcgcaaattccatggaactatagttttttccTGGAATAAAGTTACCTTACGTAACGTCCTTACCCAGCCTCTTGTTTATATATAAGCCAAATGTTAAAATGATTTGTTCAGAAGATTACACGTTACAAGCAAACTTACTCTcgcatttaaataatttccttTTCCATTTCTACAATATTTAGGTAAGTATTCTGTCTAATcacgtacataaataatatatttcgtTACTTTACctagttatatgtatgtgcccAATTAATTTCAGCATTTTTGAAACAATttggattaaattttaatgggaAATAAAGGCatgagtaaaataataatgatttaccTTCGGTGACGTCATTTTTCGGCATACATGTTTTCTTCATCAGCTTGCCTGAGTTTTTAACCTGTTGCCTGGTCATCTGAAATTATATGgaagtataaattattaaaaaacaatatttatcaaaacgaACTTTTGGgcgttttattgaatttaaaattatttttacttagatatattaatatactaaaaaagctaagaaataatttctctaaattttgacaaaatagaAGTAACGGATATAAGGTAGGTAcactagttaaataataataaaatgactgCCAGAAAAGCACTACAAgggattaaaatttataagaaaaaaaaatacttactccATTCACACCGAAATATTTCAAAGTGAAGAgtacacataaaaaataaatcaaattaattttggaAAGCATTTTAATTTCGGTTATATAAATCCTTTCTATGTAACAGAATCCATCACAAACACTAGTTTAATATTTGTCAACATAACCgcttttatagttattttacaggctatatttattttacttcgaAGATATTAAAACTAGCAATTATTAACTTCATTCTGtaagtaaagttttttataGTTAGTTTTAATGTGTAAAACGCTaccaaagttttattattcgaaaatattaaattttataatttgaaactgtcgaagtatatttttgataaaatatatgtttaatataatattttagtttaattaaaatgtcttAACATCTAAGAAATCGGTAACGTCTACGTTAATATCACCAACATAGGCGTATTTGTGATTACATCTGATTCATAAATAGttaatcaaaaaattataaatataaaaatctaaacaatttttattataaacctgttatttaaaaaaatatataaacttatcaAACGAGGATCAAAACGTTACCTTGCGAATCAAAACACAAAAACACATCTTTTTACATGTTGGagcgcaattttaaaattgtcacaaaaatttaaatttgtttatgattta contains:
- the LOC106135740 gene encoding general odorant-binding protein 72 — its product is MAKVICLVVFGVIIGIVDGMTRAQLKNSGKMLRKNCLAKVKVEEELIADIEKGKFIEDKDVMCYIACIYQMTQVVKNNKLSYEAAIKQVDLMYPAEIKEAVKKSVTNCKDIPKKYKDLCEASYYTAKCIYEDNPKDFIFA
- the LOC106135659 gene encoding uncharacterized protein LOC106135659, which produces MRGLFCFIVLIILYQSCYGMTRAQLKKTLTIVKKQCVPKIGVSEDKIDKIEQGVFIEDRKVMCYVTCVYKNMQVVRNDKLNQDLINKQVEALYPADMKSAVKKGVDHCMPVQEKYNDVCERVFYGTKCLYEYDPPNFVSVCDGFCYIERIYITEIKMLSKINLIYFLCVLFTLKYFGVNGMTRQQVKNSGKLMKKTCMPKNDVTEEQVGDIDKGKFLEEKNVMCYIACIYSVGGALKNNKIIHEAMIKQVDMMFPADMKDAVKETIEKCRGVAKQYKDICEAAFATAKCMYEADPPNFLFP